A part of Planctomycetia bacterium genomic DNA contains:
- a CDS encoding DUF1553 domain-containing protein: VFLGLQIGCAECHDHKFDPISQADFYRLRACFEPALHFRKPDVDRELRERNAADRAPSFLYARGDFRRPAQELRPAFPRIANSWGDAPTVDDQSPRAALARWLTRPDHPLTTRVIVNRLWQHHFGEGLVATPSDFGVMGEAPTHPELLDWLARELPRQGWSLKRLHKLMLNSATYRQATHASEGDAAVWEQGLKLDPENRLLWHMRRQRLEGEAIRDCMLAAADRLSPRTGGPGVMPPLPAELVSTLLRDHWSPSPDEEDHRRRSVYIFARRNLRYPLFEAFDRPEAATSCPRRTRSTIAPQSLLLLNSDFSLQSAGDLTQFVQERAGDKPDACVELLYRRLFGRNPSLAEQARAETFLYTSVERQRILEGADQNELSKSLTLLTLAMFNLNEFVYVD; the protein is encoded by the coding sequence GTGTTCCTGGGCTTGCAGATCGGCTGCGCGGAGTGCCACGACCACAAGTTCGATCCCATTAGCCAGGCCGATTTCTACCGTCTCCGCGCCTGCTTCGAACCGGCGCTCCATTTTCGCAAGCCGGATGTCGATCGAGAACTTCGCGAACGAAACGCCGCGGATCGCGCACCGTCGTTCCTCTACGCGCGCGGCGATTTTCGGCGCCCCGCGCAGGAATTGCGGCCAGCCTTTCCGCGGATTGCCAACTCCTGGGGCGATGCGCCCACAGTGGATGACCAGTCGCCACGTGCAGCGCTCGCGCGCTGGCTCACGAGGCCGGATCATCCGCTCACCACGCGGGTGATCGTGAACCGCCTTTGGCAGCATCATTTCGGCGAAGGGTTGGTTGCTACGCCCAGTGATTTCGGCGTGATGGGCGAAGCGCCGACGCACCCGGAGTTGCTTGATTGGCTCGCGCGCGAACTCCCGCGACAAGGTTGGAGCCTGAAGCGATTGCATAAGTTGATGCTCAACTCGGCGACGTATCGACAAGCGACTCATGCGTCGGAAGGGGACGCCGCGGTCTGGGAGCAAGGCCTGAAGCTAGATCCCGAAAACCGGCTGCTCTGGCACATGCGCCGGCAACGTCTCGAAGGGGAGGCGATTCGCGACTGTATGCTCGCCGCGGCCGATCGCTTGAGCCCACGCACGGGCGGGCCGGGCGTGATGCCGCCGTTGCCGGCGGAGTTGGTCTCCACGCTGCTACGCGACCATTGGTCGCCCAGCCCTGACGAAGAGGACCATCGCCGCCGCAGCGTGTATATCTTTGCGCGGCGCAATTTGCGTTACCCTTTGTTCGAGGCCTTCGATCGCCCGGAAGCGGCCACTTCCTGCCCGCGCCGCACGCGTTCGACGATCGCCCCGCAATCGTTGCTGCTGCTGAACTCCGATTTCTCGCTGCAAAGCGCAGGTGATCTGACACAATTCGTTCAGGAGCGCGCCGGCGACAAACCGGATGCCTGCGTGGAGTTACTGTATCGTCGCCTATTCGGGCGCAATCCTTCTCTCGCCGAGCAGGCCCGGGCGGAGACGTTCCTATATACCTCGGTAGAGCGCCAACGCATTTTGGAAGGCGCCGACCAGAACGAGCTGTCGAAGTCGCTCACGCTGCTCACCTTGGCGATGTTTAACTTGAATGAATTTGTTTACGTCGATTGA